A window from Thiomonas sp. FB-Cd encodes these proteins:
- a CDS encoding IclR family transcriptional regulator — MHSARPPQTISTGKGTGPSKDDRQFVTALARGLEVLSSFRARDKALGNLDIAQRCKLPKSTVSRLTYTLTRLGYLTLDEDSGKYRLGTATLSLGSTVLARMDIRQIARPLMQELADVSKAMVSLCIRDRLSLIYVENCRSASALTLSLDVGSRIPIATTATGRAYLAVASERERAAIFEDLAALDKPAWPALKHAINKALEDYRALGVACSFGDWQPDVNAIAIGIDPGGGMPLMAINCGGPAFQLSPDFLLQDVRPRLIALARQLESLVTR, encoded by the coding sequence ATGCACTCCGCCAGGCCACCCCAAACGATTTCCACCGGCAAGGGGACTGGCCCATCGAAAGACGACCGTCAGTTCGTCACCGCCCTGGCGCGAGGCCTCGAGGTGCTGTCGAGCTTTCGCGCCCGCGACAAGGCTCTGGGCAATCTGGACATTGCGCAGCGCTGCAAGCTGCCAAAATCCACGGTTTCGCGCCTGACCTATACGTTGACGCGGCTGGGCTATCTCACACTGGACGAGGACAGCGGCAAATACCGGCTGGGTACGGCCACCTTGTCGCTTGGTAGCACCGTGCTGGCCCGTATGGACATTCGCCAGATTGCCAGGCCGCTGATGCAGGAGCTGGCCGATGTATCCAAGGCGATGGTCTCATTGTGCATACGCGACCGCTTATCGCTGATCTATGTCGAAAATTGCCGCAGTGCCTCCGCCTTGACATTGAGCCTGGACGTGGGGTCGCGCATCCCCATTGCCACTACGGCCACGGGGCGCGCCTACCTTGCCGTGGCCAGCGAGCGCGAGCGCGCGGCCATTTTCGAGGACCTCGCCGCACTCGATAAGCCGGCCTGGCCTGCGCTCAAGCACGCCATCAACAAGGCACTGGAGGACTACCGAGCCCTGGGCGTCGCGTGTTCGTTCGGCGACTGGCAGCCCGATGTCAACGCCATTGCAATCGGTATCGACCCCGGAGGCGGCATGCCTCTGATGGCGATCAACTGCGGAGGCCCCGCATTCCAGCTCAGCCCGGATTTCTTGCTGCAGGACGTGCGGCCCCGCCTTATCGCGCTGGCACGGCAGCTGGAAAGCCTGGTCACGCGTTGA
- a CDS encoding acyl-CoA dehydrogenase family protein, whose translation MNIDVIPQHAAFRNEVRAFVCQALPADIRDKVLHGQRLGKEDFVRWQRILHAKGWGAPNWPASYGGTGWDAVQQAIFDEECAQAGAPRQLPFGLKMLGPVLMRFGTEQQREALLPGILSGDVWWCQGYSEPGSGSDLASLKTRALREGPEYVVTGQKTWTTLGQYADWIFCLVRTDPLVKPQQGISFVLIDMRSPGVTVRPIITLDGEHEVNEVWFDAVRVPVSNRVGEENQGWTIAKFLLGHERSNIAGVGIAKRELVRLKELSAKRDAQGKSRLDDPLFAARVAQAEIDLMALEITQLRMLQHAGPPGPESSMLKVLGSELQQRLAELLMHVSGHQALPFTPGALQAEDCAAGCWPDYANLGTQYANWRKLSIYGGSNEVQKNILARALGLGEGSSRG comes from the coding sequence ATGAACATTGACGTCATCCCTCAACACGCCGCATTTCGCAACGAGGTGCGAGCCTTTGTGTGCCAGGCCCTGCCGGCGGACATTCGCGACAAGGTGCTCCACGGCCAGCGTCTGGGCAAGGAGGACTTCGTGCGCTGGCAGCGCATTCTGCACGCCAAGGGCTGGGGTGCACCCAACTGGCCGGCATCCTACGGAGGCACAGGCTGGGATGCAGTGCAGCAGGCCATTTTCGATGAAGAATGCGCCCAGGCCGGCGCGCCTCGGCAACTGCCTTTCGGGCTGAAAATGCTGGGGCCCGTATTGATGCGGTTTGGCACGGAACAGCAACGCGAGGCCCTGTTGCCTGGCATCCTCAGCGGCGACGTGTGGTGGTGCCAAGGCTACTCCGAACCAGGTTCAGGATCCGATTTGGCCTCGCTGAAGACCCGTGCCCTGCGCGAGGGGCCGGAATACGTCGTCACGGGCCAGAAAACCTGGACCACGCTTGGCCAATATGCCGATTGGATTTTCTGCCTCGTGCGGACCGACCCTTTGGTCAAGCCCCAGCAGGGCATTTCCTTTGTGCTTATCGACATGCGCTCGCCCGGTGTGACGGTGCGCCCCATCATCACCCTGGATGGCGAGCATGAGGTCAACGAAGTGTGGTTCGATGCCGTGCGCGTGCCGGTGTCCAATCGGGTGGGCGAGGAAAACCAAGGCTGGACCATCGCCAAATTCCTGCTTGGCCATGAGCGCAGCAACATCGCCGGGGTCGGGATTGCCAAGCGTGAGCTGGTGCGACTGAAAGAGCTGAGCGCCAAGCGCGACGCGCAGGGCAAGAGCCGGCTCGACGACCCGCTATTCGCAGCGCGCGTGGCCCAGGCCGAGATCGACCTGATGGCTTTGGAAATAACCCAGCTGCGCATGTTGCAACACGCAGGGCCACCGGGCCCGGAGAGTTCCATGCTCAAGGTGCTGGGCAGCGAATTGCAGCAGCGGCTGGCCGAACTCCTGATGCATGTCTCCGGCCACCAGGCCCTGCCCTTCACTCCCGGTGCGCTCCAGGCCGAGGACTGCGCAGCGGGCTGCTGGCCGGACTACGCCAATCTTGGCACGCAATATGCGAACTGGCGCAAGCTCTCGATCTACGGTGGTAGCAACGAGGTTCAAAAAAATATCCTGGCGCGTGCCTTGGGACTTGGTGAAGGATCCTCCCGAGGCTGA
- a CDS encoding acyl-CoA dehydrogenase family protein: MQWQATDEQRQLADALQRFIQRDYPFEQRRALSAGSGFSAHAWGLLAQLGITALLVPETHGGLGASAQDGLHAVQVLAPALPLEPVVASSLLATHLLGMAAGPVAHQWLPRMAEGKAIATPAHFEVETGFATEQPHTRADRTGLGYALSGAKTLVLQAPFADVLLVSARTPDDTVAWFAVERDRAGVSVQDYPLLDGQRAADVQFDAVQLPPEARLGHAGQGAAMRDGLRDLWLAALCAEAVGLLQATLDATVAYLNTRQQFGQPIGRFQALQHRAVDMWMEVEQARSMALLAAGLASHQDVGVRAQVLTASKARVGQACRFVSQQAVQLHGGMGMTDEMQVSHWFKRLTTIELWLGDSDAQLQRFARGARAA; this comes from the coding sequence ATGCAGTGGCAAGCCACCGATGAGCAGCGCCAACTGGCCGACGCCTTGCAGCGATTCATCCAGCGCGACTATCCGTTCGAGCAGCGCCGGGCCCTGAGTGCGGGCAGTGGGTTCAGCGCCCATGCCTGGGGCTTGCTGGCGCAACTCGGCATCACCGCTCTGCTCGTGCCCGAGACCCATGGGGGTTTGGGCGCGAGCGCGCAAGACGGCCTGCACGCTGTGCAGGTCCTTGCGCCTGCACTGCCGCTGGAGCCGGTTGTTGCCAGCAGCCTGCTTGCCACGCACTTGCTGGGCATGGCGGCCGGCCCCGTGGCGCATCAATGGTTGCCGCGCATGGCTGAGGGCAAGGCCATTGCCACGCCAGCGCACTTCGAGGTGGAGACGGGCTTTGCCACGGAGCAGCCGCACACAAGGGCTGATCGCACCGGTCTCGGCTATGCGCTTTCCGGAGCCAAGACGCTGGTGCTGCAGGCGCCATTTGCTGATGTGTTGCTCGTGTCGGCGCGCACGCCTGACGACACTGTGGCGTGGTTTGCCGTGGAGCGCGATCGCGCTGGTGTGAGCGTGCAGGACTACCCCTTGCTGGACGGGCAGCGTGCCGCTGACGTGCAGTTTGACGCCGTGCAGTTGCCTCCCGAGGCTCGCCTGGGTCATGCAGGCCAGGGCGCGGCGATGCGCGATGGCTTGCGTGACCTCTGGCTGGCAGCGCTGTGCGCAGAAGCTGTGGGACTGCTGCAGGCCACGCTGGATGCAACCGTTGCTTACCTCAACACCCGCCAGCAATTTGGCCAGCCCATCGGGCGGTTCCAGGCTCTGCAGCACCGCGCCGTGGACATGTGGATGGAAGTCGAGCAGGCGCGCTCCATGGCCCTGCTGGCCGCCGGGCTTGCGAGCCATCAGGATGTCGGGGTTCGTGCGCAGGTGCTCACCGCGAGCAAGGCCCGGGTGGGCCAGGCATGCCGCTTCGTCTCGCAACAGGCCGTGCAGTTGCATGGTGGCATGGGCATGACCGATGAAATGCAAGTCAGTCACTGGTTCAAGCGCCTGACGACAATCGAGCTCTGGCTGGGCGACAGTGACGCCCAACTGCAGCGCTTTGCCCGCGGCGCGCGCGCCGCCTGA